ctaactagctagctagctatgaagGTTAGCTAGCTAGGGCGATTAAGTTTTACAACACATTCACTGTATTTCTTCAATCATTTGGCTAATGGTACAATAGCAGACATTCTGATCAAATAAAGAAAAAGTAAAACGTCCTTCACCTCATAATGGTGTCCCTTATACCGGTGTTCTTTATTTCTTTAATTTAACACAATGCAGAGAATCAATAGCCTGATGATGGCTAGcattagctaagctagctagGCTTGCTAGCCATCAGAACAAAGACTAGTCTGAAATCCACTCTTGTGAACACTGAACAACTTCTGGTTGATATGGTTGACTACACGGAGAAAAAAAATCACTGCCGTTTTGCCATCtaactagctagcatgctagctagaaTCCACAATGTAAACAAAGCTAAATGTGTCGTATATCAACTTTTGAGTACATCTTCAAACAAAACACCGGGAGGTCAACATACAAATAAAGTCACAGATTCTCAGAAAACCTGCaatgtagctatctagctaacagtAAAATGAAACCCTAACTTCCAGAGGTTGACAAAACACTACACGACAATGTCAGTAGTTGATCCCTTAAATAACTGTTTGttgtatttgtaaaaaaaaaaaaaatacaaaatgcgTTCCGCTTCTATTTACCGCCATCATCTGCACGCGAAAGATGTTTTAGACCTCGAGACAACCGAACTATTTCGGTCCTGGAATCAAGTCATTCTGATTGGATTGAACTGATCCCTCTTCCGTCGAGCTTTAGCTCTCATTGGTACAGACAGGATGTAGCATTCATTACTTTGGTCGTGAAAAGATGCAAACTGATCTGATGGTTATTATTTCCATACTAAACAATCTTTGTTATTACCCATAGTAGTCCACATTATTTGAGCTCAGTTGGTCATGGCTTTTCACCTGGAGACTGATACATTATCGGAACAATGAATAATTGATTTATTTCAATTAGTATGGCATACTTTTTCCATTCATAACGGCTGAAAAAGTCCCCTATAAACCATTCATGACAGGACTGTACAGTATACACAAAATATGTCTATGGTTAATAAGTCTAATATATTTCCGCAAATACAGTTATGAAAAAGAGGAGCTTGATCAATTTAGGTAAACATAGGTTTATTGAGTTAAAAAAACAGTGTTACAAAAAGTGTTTTGTCAGAcaatttttaaaataaaaataaccaACTATTAGTAGGACCATAATGCCCAGATACAACGTTACTATCTAAACTGAATGTCCTTTAAACCGATTACTCTCAAGGATAATCCACaagacatttgggacacagcatTATTCTGTCAAGAGTTCAGACTTCAACCAGTAAGATTTTGATCTCATTTTTGGCATGATATATTCCTTGCAGTGGTTGTGAAATCCTTTGATCAGTTTGAGTTGCTGTACTGACGCTCAGTACAATTTAAGTTACACAACAGTGTGGCTTAAGATGACGTGTTGCTTGTGTTGGGGTGTGGAGGAAGTACTGCTGCCCTCTTGGTGGTGCTTCTTTATCAGAGATTATCCAGAACTTTCCTGCTGCCATGAAGACGTCAACGTGTGGTCCCTGGGAGCACCTGCTGTTTGCGCACTTTGCTGAACAACTCCAGGTACTGGGTCATGGTGTCAACACAGTCCGCGGGCACATAGAGGCCCTCAGGTTTGTTGGCGAACACAGCGGGCAGCTCCGGGATGCTGGGTCCCAGGAAGCTTTGCATGAACTCTTTCATCAGGTTCCAGCAGTCCCCAGGGACCACACATGGACAGTACTCCACCTAAACAAATAAAGAGATTTGATCGTGGACATCAGTTTAGAAAAAGTGTGACACAGATCAGACAAATCCCCTTTACCCTCCATTGTGTTAATTGGTTGTACAGACCACTCACCTCTACTGAAATGCCCCTCGCGCTGGAGCTCATTGTTACCGCTCCAACCTTTATCAGGAAATCACAATAGCGGTAGCGGGAGCCACGGCTCTCTACCTTGTGCCCCTTGGCGTTCTGGAAGTGGCTTTTCAGCTTAATCATGAGCACGTCAAAGTTTCCATCTGCTGTGAGGCAGGGACCTCCTTCGAACAGGGCTAAGCAGCTCAGGGGGGTTTCTGAGTTATGCATCACATACAGGAGTTTGGTTGGCTGGCCTGtgacaaacagagagaaatagagagagaaaagaaagatggTTGTTGCCGCCTTGTGGGTAGTTGAAGGATGTAGTCCAATGGATTACATGACAAGATATGAAAGACAATGTTGTTTATGTCATAGCTTAGTAGTACAACTTTAGTTACCGCTGGCATTTCCTGTGGCATGGTACGTCTCACAGTCCACAGTAAAGTTTCCCTGCTTCACAGCGCCCAACTGCTCCAACTTCTTGTGCAGAATGTCTATTGTCTGCTGCACACTCTTTCCCTCTGCCAAAGGCACCTGACACACACTAAGCAAGGGAGACAGCACACTGAGTATAAATGTTCATAACATTAAGATATTGTTCAGCATTAACTTACTGATTTCCAAAAATCACATACTGAAACAATGTCAGATCTGAATGGTGATGTAAGATGCTAGGAAGCTTGGATGAAAAATATACCAGGTGACAGATCATTGAGTTGTGTACTGTTTCCTGTTGATCCACATGGGATCTTGGACCATGTAAAAGACCAGGTGTGATaagtaatgtagctagctagctattgatATGTTGTTGGATACAAGTTTGATAAAAAAGCAAACAATAGAATCTCACCAAGTCACCCCCATTGATTCAAGCCGTTTGTTATTTTCTTACTACGAAAATGAACACGCTTCCTGCTGAAAAATGGTCTGTTTCCGGTATTAGGAGGAAATGAGGTAATCTGTCTGCGCCTACTTTTTTTTCTCGTGCGTATAACATTTTAATGCATTAATTTTGTTCATATAAATGTTTTGAAGATAAAACAATTCCAATTTATCCAGTAATACATACCAAAGGCGTTGTTTCCTGTTCTAAATGGCTCTGATATTATGTTTCGTCCCCGATATTACGTCACTTCCGTTGGATAAAAACGCACGTGTGTTGACTGGAACCTTTTGGTGAGAATTTCCACATTAGCTACTTCATGAATTAGTAAACTTCGAAAAAGTCTGTATAGTAAACTAACACAGATGCCGAAAGTGAAGAAATCGAAAGGTGGAGGTGTTGAGAAAGGTGGCGACGAAATGGTTGCGCTGGCTGACCAGATTCTTCAAGGGGATATGGTTCGAGTACATGGCCGAGTGAAGACCAGGGATCAACGGGTAGAAGATGAAGACGAGTACGTGGACGAACGCCTATCAAGGAAGATCCTGGAGCAGGCACGAATCCAGCAAGAAGAACTACAGACAGAATATGGCTTGGCACCAGAGGTCAAGAAAAAGCAAGCCACTGTTTTAGGTAAGGTGAATTTGCAAGCCAGAAAATGCCTGTCTGctgatgtttttttgtcttgctagctagctaactatccacaacaaccacacatTACACTTGACTACTGAGAACCTTTTCATGGAGGTCAACTCCAGTCATTGTTATTCCAGTCATTGTTATTCTTGAAGTGGTGTGCTATGCTCAGTTATGCAGGTGGTACAGTTTCATGGAATATGGATGTTGTCATATACCCTTGCAGGGCCAGATTCTCAGGATGCAGACTCTGATGAGGAGTGGCCGGCGCTGGGTGAAGCCggggccggtgaggaggaagaggctAACTGTGGGACAGAAGTGGTGGTTGACCCAGAGGATGAGAAAGCTATGCAGATGTTCATGAACAAGAATCCTCCCATGAGGTATAGCATGAGGCCCCAAAACTCTGAACCAAACCACTGTGCTTAAAATCTTGATGATGAATGATTTGACATTTTTtgtcaattttttattttatttgttaaagACACCTAGATGCCATGGAATATGACAACAGCTTTGGGCCCGTgaaactcagttggtagagcatggcacttgcaacgccagggttgtgggttcgattcccacagggggggccagtatgaaaaatatataatgtatgcactcactaactgtaagtcgctctggataagagcgtctgctaaatgactaaaatgtaaaatgtagctgAGTATGGATTTCCTCAGTGTTGTCCTTGTTCTGTTTTTTCAGACGAACTCTAGCAGACATCATCATGGAGAAGAtcacagagaagcagacagaggtGGGGACAGTGATGTCTGAGGTGTCAGGAAGACCCATGCCCCAGCTGGACCCCAGGATCATTGAAGTGTACAAAGGTGTCAACAAGGTAACCCTGCGACTGGCCACCTGTCATTTTCCATTCCATCAGATTTCAGTCAGAACAGTCAGAGGCTGAATATTACCAACTGATATTATTAACTGGTTTTTCTCGGTTGCTCCAGGTTCTGTCAAGATATCGTAGTGGCAAGCTGCCCAAAGCTTTCAAGATCATTCCAGCACTGTCAAACTGGGAGCAGGTTCTGTACTTGACAGAGCCTGAGACCTGGACTGCTGCTGCTATGTACCAGGCAACAAGGTCTGATAAAAAATTAAGAGGAGGATTTGTTAACATCTATCAAAAACCGTTATTTAATTATTAGAAAGCACCTCATGGATATTTATTACCGACACTGATTTTTCTTCTTTCTGAACAGAATCTTCTCATCCAATCTGAAGGAACGAATGGCCCAACGGTTCTACAACTTGGTGCTACTGCCAAGGATACGAGATGACATTGCAGAGTATAAAAAACTAAACTTCCACCTGTACATGGCCCTGAAGAAGGCTCTTTTCAAGCCAGGGGCATGGTTCAAAGGTGAGACAAATCAAGAACATGTATCAAAGGGGAGAGAAATAGTAAGGTAGATGATCTGAAAGCTTGGTTGATAATCAATTTATGGTTGCCAGGATGTAATAATGGGGGATGAAAGATAATACACATTTTGATGTCAGGTATTCAACACTTTTGCCAAGGATACTACTTAGTGGGTTTTGTTTTGAGTTGACTTTGGCAATCAGCCAAAAGACAGTCGTTTTCACTAGGTGGCAGTATTGTCTAACCAGATcacagactgaaccagatttagacagttattttagttatttagtgTAAGCAAGCAATGGTAAATGCTAAGTGGAATGCTTGGGATGACCCAACTCTGACATCACCCCATTGAAgttggcattgaaaatgggtaagGTAAGGGATAAGCTTAGACTTAGGTAAGGGTTTTGGTTAAGGCAGGATCTAGGGGTAAGGTCAACACAAGGATTCCACTTAGCATCTACTGCAAAGGGTAAAAAAAGCTATGGTGTTGTACCTTAGCTTGAGTTTTTATCTCAAGGAAAATAAGAATGATCAACTATGATCTATTTAAAGGTGAACTAtgtagaaatcgctctgccatttcctggttgcaaaaattcaaGTAGTtaacctaatttcagtttatgtgacaaaacaagcaagtatagtgtagagaatcattgtaccatctaaaccgctgtgaaatatattttccataaccaaacatattgtattttcagctgtttgaagctagtGTACAAAAATCTGCAACAATTAAACTTAAGAACAGCTCTACCACTTcgtagacttgctttcaatgagaagacagatctataactcacagttctatgtgaatttggttgggtggGCCAAAAATTGagatattgcagctttaacattTCTTGTGCATTTGTACAATATGTGTTGTACAATATTTTATCTATTTGTTTCCAGGTAACGACTTTGTACCCCTTAACCCAGCATATGTTTAATGTGTTTTATGTGTCACTGTGTGCTCAcacatctctctttctcactcaggCATCCTCATCCCGCTCTGTGAATCTGGAACATGCACTCTCAGGGAGGCTATCATCATTGGCAGCATACTCACAAAGTGCTCAATCCCTGTACTGCACTCCAGGTAAGATACACTCTTTTACCTGAGTTATGTGTGCAATTTTGTAAGGTCTATGATGCCCTAATGTGATTGCTCAGCTTGCTGCTTGGCTAGGGACTTGGTTTTTAACAGTTGCAGCTTGACTGTTGATGATCATGTATGTAGGAATTCATGTGAATGTGTGGTACAACAGTATTTAAGGTAGTAGAACAGCATGGCTTGCCAGAAAATAATGCAGTAAACAAATTACTCTGATTCTCTGCAGTGCTGCCATGCTCAAACTGGCAGAGATGGAATACAATGGAGCCAACAGCATCTTCCTGCGACTCTTACTGGATAAAAAATACGCCCTGCCCTTTCGTGTCCTGGATGCCCTGGTCGGCCACTTCCTGTCCTTCCGCAGTGAGAAGCGCGTCCTTCCTGTGCTGTGGCACCAGAGTCTGCTCACCCTGGCACAGCGCTACAAGGCCGACTTGGCCTCCGAACAGAAGGCTGCTCTACTGGAGCTGCTTAAGGTGCAGACACACCCCCAGATTTCTGCAGAGATCCGTCGGGAGCTGCAGAACTCAGAGTCCCGTGATCTGGAAACCGCCATGCCTGTCACAATGGCTATGGACTGAGTATGGAGCTGAGCAAGGCCGCACCCTCTCAGTCTCAGTGCCCACCTTTCCCTTCTTTCTCCCCAACATACCCTCATTTACTAAACTGCCCACAACACATACATGTGTGAACTGTTTTTCCCATGCCAAATGCTCTATCATTGCTATGGAGACAAGAGTAAAAGCTAAAAGAGATGGATTACAGATTAACATTAATTCAACATCCTGACTATCAGTGATATTATGGAATTCCTTTCTTATGTGCAAGTGAGGATGTAATTTACAAACCGAAATACCTAACTGTCGTAAACATACATTCAATTTATTGAGTGGAAATGATAGAGATGTGTTTGCCAGTTTTTAAGCAATGTCTGTTTCACAAGTAAAGATAATGTATAAGCAGACTTGTTTGTATGACTTCATAATTTCCAAAGGAATTTAGAGTAGCAATAGCACACTGACCCTTTTGGGGGGGGGAAACAAATATTTTCAATGAGTGCATGTTTGTAACATGGTTGTGAGCTAATGGAGGAAAATTACACAAAATACTATTAAAGTGTTACTGGAAAAATTAACATTTTGAATAAATTGTTTCCTTGCTTTAAAGTGAAATGTCTGAAGTTGCATTGCTACCACTCACAAAAAAAGAGAGCACATTTCACAGCTAGCTAGAACTCTTACCTATGGAAGCCTGTTACC
This window of the Coregonus clupeaformis isolate EN_2021a chromosome 10, ASM2061545v1, whole genome shotgun sequence genome carries:
- the med20 gene encoding mediator of RNA polymerase II transcription subunit 20, with translation MGVTCVCQVPLAEGKSVQQTIDILHKKLEQLGAVKQGNFTVDCETYHATGNASGQPTKLLYVMHNSETPLSCLALFEGGPCLTADGNFDVLMIKLKSHFQNAKGHKVESRGSRYRYCDFLIKVGAVTMSSSARGISVEVEYCPCVVPGDCWNLMKEFMQSFLGPSIPELPAVFANKPEGLYVPADCVDTMTQYLELFSKVRKQQVLPGTTR
- the bysl gene encoding bystin translates to MPKVKKSKGGGVEKGGDEMVALADQILQGDMVRVHGRVKTRDQRVEDEDEYVDERLSRKILEQARIQQEELQTEYGLAPEVKKKQATVLGPDSQDADSDEEWPALGEAGAGEEEEANCGTEVVVDPEDEKAMQMFMNKNPPMRRTLADIIMEKITEKQTEVGTVMSEVSGRPMPQLDPRIIEVYKGVNKVLSRYRSGKLPKAFKIIPALSNWEQVLYLTEPETWTAAAMYQATRIFSSNLKERMAQRFYNLVLLPRIRDDIAEYKKLNFHLYMALKKALFKPGAWFKGILIPLCESGTCTLREAIIIGSILTKCSIPVLHSSAAMLKLAEMEYNGANSIFLRLLLDKKYALPFRVLDALVGHFLSFRSEKRVLPVLWHQSLLTLAQRYKADLASEQKAALLELLKVQTHPQISAEIRRELQNSESRDLETAMPVTMAMD